The window GCTACAATGATTAGCTTTCACCGGACTACAGTTTAATCGCCAGTCAAATGGTTTCTATGGTCTTTGTTTATCTATTGAGGTTATAATAGAGTCaaaataattcagaagtttgagCAATCTCGTTTTTCAAAAAGAACAGTCTCTGTTtctgttctgttgtttttgtgttttcgcAGATTATTGTCGGTGACCTTTGAGAAATTCGCTGAGAGGTTTGAGCCTTATCATTAAGACGACAGTTTGTGTCGTCAAACAACAGCTAACAGAATAACAGGAACTTCAGAGAAAGAGATATGGAACTTTGCGATCTTCAAACTCAAGATGGATCTTCTGGAAGAACAAGCTACAGAGACATTTCAAGAACAAGCTACAAAGGCACTTCAAGAGCAGACTACTGAGACGACTCCTCGAGAACTGGCTATTGAGACATTTCATGGATAGAGGCATTCTGAGCTACAAAAGAGATATCAATCATTTTATACTGTTGTCATGAGATAAGCTATATGACCACTGAATTTTAGATGTTTTCATCTAGCTGTTTTGAGGTTATGTGCTTTAGTGTTTAACACATATACAGGGGTATTTTTAAGACATACATTGTCATACAAAGTCAATCAGGCCAATTCATGGGtggtttattattatcatgCTGCAAGATATGGTCAAAACATGACATGATGTGATTCAATGATTTATCCATAACTAGAAGGTCATAGTAATGTAATTTTGGTTAAACCTTAAAAGAatagaaagaagaaaaaataatagggCACTGAAACATTAATGATCCCAAAGATGACAAATGGCCAAAGGTGCTAAAGTTAGAAAGGTAAAAGCACAGGCAATATGAAATGgtaaagaatatatttttacaatgagTTTTTGGAAATTCCAATTGTACCAAATCACAAAGTGGTTTATCTGGAGTTCTGCAAGAATAAATATATAGCTAAACTTGATTAAGGACTATGGTCCTTTAACACGGGACACATTGTTTGGATCAATATTGGGATACATTTAAAAGCTTTAGTCACAGTTTCAGGAGTGTTTAACATCTTACTTTTGTATATTGCTATAAGAGTGTTGATTTGTCTTGTCAACCACTTGACCAtcacaaggccgcaaggccatCACCCAGTGTTAGACACACTCCCTCAATCGACACTGGTACGCAGTATGACAGAAGTGACCTGTTCTTTTAAGAGCATGTGGAAGGGAAAAGTATGGACTGGTTATCCAAACTTTTTAagggtgtgtttttgtaaagaTTATGAAAGTTTGCTTGCAATAATCGTTTATGTTGTCATATATGATTAAGAGGGGAGAATGAAGGATCTGAGGATCCTCAAATGCAATTATGTGTTTTGCTTCAAGAGAGCAATCATAccttgtgcttttatttttcttgtttttattcatttgtaatcatttattcataaaatcatataatcattagtattttagccatttatataatttatcatttgattatttttatcatatatcatttatgtaattttaattattttatcatttactcatctaTTCACTTCTataaatttcttattatttttcttgcttatgcattttcattgttGCTCAATCTCATGATTGTGGGGTTTCATGAACTATTTTGTCTGTATGAATAAGAGGGATGTGTatggaaattcaaggtttatgggatgttgttgtgtttgttaTAACACACTGCTTGTTGAATTTGATCATTGAGACACACGCAACTAAGATTGTACAATAAACTGCTCCTTTTTTACAATCatcacttcgtctcctgcttctgctcttctcAGACTTTCCTCAGACAACTTCTGGGCTGATAGAAGACTGTTAAACGTTCCTTTTGGGAATttttgggtaccagacaagacATCCTGCACAGGGTTATTTGTTCTGTTACCggacaaactgatattttctgatggGTTCTGGCGTCCGGCGCTGGATCTAAATTGTATAGGCATAGGGACTCGATCTAACAGATTGACGCGGGAATTCTTATCTCATCAGCTTTAAATGTATATCATTTTGTTAACTACGCATATTAGTGCGCATTCTAACTAGAGTTAAGACAGCTGCCACAGATAAAAAAAGCTATATTTGgttcacatgattcttcaaagCAGCAGCATGTCGTGGAAATTCCCAATACCAATCTAACTTCATCATCGACAATTCAAACAACTACCAGttgtaaatataataactaCAGTATCTCGAGATAATTCCCTGAATTCCCCAAATACTTACAGTACAATACAATACTTTCCTGAATGTTGCTCTAGTTTAGAGCAAGCTCGTAGAGTTAAACTAAAGCACATTCACTAAtctttttattatagaaaacaattaaatcACAATTCATTGTGCATTGTCctcttcatttattataatgggcATTTTCTCCCAGTCAGTaaggtgtgtgtgttgtgtgtttaattaaaaaaaaaaaaaaaagtcagacttgtgagtttatatcttctccattgtgagtttatatcttctCCATcgtacagaatacttcgcctaccaaagatccagcggcttttAGGACACAGATCAAACCATGGATCCAGCATCACGCCTCTTCCGCCTCCGCCAAGGTAACCAACCTATAGAGGATTACGTTGTCGATTTTTGTGAGCTGTGCTGTTTGGTGACTTTTAATGACGTGGCGCTTAAGGACATTTTCCGCAACGGATTAAACGATCTGATTCGTTCTGGCCTACCTGGAGGGAAAATTCACTGGTCGTTGGAACAGTACATTGACTTTCCCCTCCGGTTGGCTGGATTGCCATTTACTGTGGGGGTAGCTGATGAGGAACGCTGCTATCCCCCAGTATCAGCCAAACCTGTGAATTTTTCAATCATGTCTGGAATTATTCAAGTCACGTCAGAGGCCTAtcctgccaagccacagcctgctcacgtcacgtctgccaagccacagcctgcactCGTCAAGTCTACTAAGCCAGAGCCATCTCATGCCAAGTCTGTCAAGCCAAAACCTGCTCACGCCAtacttgccgctccagggcctgctcacgccatgcctgccgctccagagtctgcacctgtcatggccgccctcccacaaccagctcacaagatggccgccctcCCACAtccagctcacaagatggccgccctcCCACAACCAgcccacaagatggccgccatcccagagccagcccacaagatggctgccatcccagagccagtccacaagatggccgccatcccagagccagtccacaagatggccgccatccccaagcctgttcacaagatggctgccccgTCTGAGTCCctggccaagatggctgccacgcctgagcctcatcaagccaaaatcatctcatccGCATCTCATCCCATCATCTCTGCCACATCCAAGGTAaatcaagtgatgcctgatcctccggtgtcaagtcaagtcagtgCTACACtttctgtgtcaagtcaagatatagctgttgttctccaggagtcaagccaagtcacagctgtgccccacgagtcaagccaagtcacagctgtgccccacgagtcaagccaagtcacagctgtgccccacgagtcaagccaagtcagagctgtgccccatgagtcaagccaagtcacagctgttccccatgagtcaagtcatgttacagctgttgttcctgagtcaagtcacgttacagctgttgtttctgagtcaagccatgttgttcctgagtcaagtcacgttacagatgttgttcctgagtcaagccatgctgttcctgagtcaagtcaagttgcagctgtgtttcccgagtcaagtcaagtttccaagtcaagtcaagttgcagctgcgtttcctgagtcaagcttccgagtccagtcaggtcgcggctgttgttccagagtcaagtcaagctacagctgctgttccagtgtcaagtcaagctgcagctgttgttccagtgtcaagtcaagttaaagctgtgtttcctgtgtcaagtcaggtcagagctgctGTTCCGAAGTCCAatcaagttacagctattgctcctgtgtcaagtaaagctatagctgtagccctcaagtcaagcaaagtcacagccgtggttcctgagtcaagcaaagtcacagccgtggttcctgagtcaagcaaagtcacagccgtggttcctgagtcaagcaaggtcactaccgatcttcacaagccaagccaaaccacagttgatcttcatgagccaagccaagttacagcagatcttcatgagccaagtcaagttgctgctgttattcccgagccaagtcaagccacagctgacctccctgagtcaagtcaagaaacGGCTGTCTTACCAGAACCTCACATATCAGCTGAAaccgcagagcccacgctcccaagccacgcagagcccacgctcccaagccacaagtcCATAGCATCCGcaccctcaaggtcaacagacaccccacgatctactgtgctgcctgtaatggctgtcgccatcttcagtgtgtgggctgcacactgtgctctagaggcctcatctgtccacgaatctgctccaaaggcctcatctgtccacgagtctgctccagaggcctcgtctgtccacgagtctgctccagaggccttgcctgtccacgagtctgctccagaggccttgtctatccacgagtctgctccagaggcctcgtctgtccacgaatctgctccagaggcctcgtctatccacgagtctgctccagaggcctcgcctgactgcgagtctgccccagaggcctcacctgaccacaagtctgctcctgaggcttCATCTGTCCACGAGTTTGCACctatacctcctgaggtgtcagctcacGCTGTAGgacctcctaaggaggtggcgtccatttatgaactcactgccacgtctgcccaagaatctgcgcccatgcctcctgaggtgtcagcatgtgctgtagatcctccaatgggggcggcgtccttcCATAAACTTTCTACCCATCATACCACGGCCCAGGAGGCCTATCATAAACTCCCTcctgtcatgtcacagccaCGAAGGCCTATCATGGACTCTTGATCGCCATGTCACGATCAAGAAGGCCAATAATGAACTCTCTACCTGTTATGCCATGGCCAAGGAAATCGTCCAGGAATACAccgctctgctatggatgtTACTAGTTCccctgtggatatctctgctcctgtctgctctgcctgccctgcaatggctccctgttatgcctgctctgcctgcctcgccatggctccctgctctacctactccaccatggcttccagacacactctgtcagtttaaatctagattaaagacccatctctttaaccttgcttacacataacacattaacacatttctattattcaaatccgttaaaggattgttaggctgcactaattaggtcaaccgtaaccgggaacacttcccataacacccgatgtactcagtgcattgtcagaagaatggcatctacgctaatattagtctgtttctttcttatgccgaggtcaccttaaccaccagatccagtccgtatccagatcagatggtcactgcagtcctcTGGAtgcagtccgtacccagcccagatggtggatcagcacctagagacgacctctacagccctgaatgtcagcggagaccacatcgactagatgagccccagagacggatccccagtgaagacctcatcacctagacggctatCGGCACAGGACCACGGGAGCTGgcgagtcctctgtgtctggccagaggagaactggccccccaactgagcctggtttctcccaaggtttttttctccatttgtcaccgatggagttttggttccttgccgctgtcgcctttggcttgcttagttggggacactttatcttcactttatcgtcacacaatattgtattttattttgttgtatttgattaactacctttacctgagaattgagtgtttactgttgccttttgcattgttgatgtactatttcctatttaatactgtacagccgccttgtcacaattctgtattgttaaaggcggtatataaataaaggtgatttgatttgatttgattcctactctgccattgctccacggcccaggccctccagtgtttcacggtctgctactgctccacggcccaggtcctccaaggttccacagtctgctattgctccacggcccaggacctccagtgttccac of the Labeo rohita strain BAU-BD-2019 chromosome 19, IGBB_LRoh.1.0, whole genome shotgun sequence genome contains:
- the LOC127181646 gene encoding uncharacterized protein LOC127181646 isoform X1 is translated as MSQAKSQLFPMSQVMLQLLFLSQVTLQLLFLSQAMLFLSQVTLQMLFLSQAMLFLSQVKLQLCFPSQVKFPSQVKLQLRFLSQASESSQVAAVVPESSQATAAVPVSSQAAAVVPVSSQVKAVFPVSSQVRAAVPKSNQVTAIAPVSSKAIAVALKSSKVTAVVPESSKVTAVVPESSKVTAVVPESSKVTTDLHKPSQTTVDLHEPSQVTADLHEPSQVAAVIPEPSQATADLPESSQETAVLPEPHISAETAEPTLPSHAEPTLPSHKSIASAPSRSTDTPRSTVLPVMAVAIFSVWAAHCALEASSVHESAPKASSVHESAPEASSVHESAPEALPVHESAPEALSIHESAPEASSVHESAPEASSIHESAPEASPDCESAPEASPDHKSAPEASSVHEFAPIPPEVSAHAVGPPKEVASIYELTATSAQESAPMPPEVSACAVDPPMGAASFHKLSTHHTTAQEAYHKLPPVMSQPRRPIMDS